A window of ANME-2 cluster archaeon genomic DNA:
ATTTGAAATATTCGAGTTTTTCATACTTACTTCCATACTAATACATTTTGTGTATGATGATCTGTCTAAAATTTCTGCTAGTTTATCCCATTCGACAGTACCTGAAAATGGGAGTTTATGCTGGTCTGTTTTGCCATCGTTGTCATGAAGATGGATTGAAATTAAACGATCTTTTAGTTTCTCAAGCATTTTCAATCCATCTCCGATGTTCCCATGACCTGAATCGTAGCATAACCCCAGAAAACTTGAATCGTATTCAGAAAAAAGTCTTGTTATTTCTGTATAATCATCATTCCTATAATTTTCTAAAGCGATTTTTATATTATGCTTCCAGGCATACGGTTTTATCTCATTTAATGATTTACGTAATATATTCCAATATATGTATTTTTCAGATTCATTATTCGGCGCACGCTCAAAATGTAGAATTATCACGTCACATGATAATTTATTTGCCATATAAATTCTATTCTTAACGAGTTCAACGCCAGCTATTCTAAGAGATTCATCTTCAGAGATCCAATTATTGTTGACCCCCTCCGAAGCATGTAAATCTAACACTTTAAGGTTGTATTTTTTTAACCACATGATTATTTTATTTATATCGGATTCAGAATAAATAAAATCAGTCTTATATTCATGACACCAATGAATATGTGTGAATCCGGCTTTAGATATCTTTTTAAGAAATGGTTCAGGATTTCCAGTATCTTTAAAATAATCAGTTGTAATTGCTAATTCTAAAGACATATTCCACCAATTATAGTATTCTCACCTTTTGTGAACTACCCCCACCTTACGAGGGGTGCTTCCTGATTCATCGAGCAGACGGTTCATCTCCACATATGTGGGGGTACACTTATTCTATATAGAATTTCCTAGTATATATAGTATTTCACCATAATACACATAGTAAACATATTTTCTATATAGATTACCCAAATCTACATATATCATTTAATCCCCACGCATGTGGGGAACACGCAGTTCCATGCATTTTCTTTTTTCGCTCAAAAACAGGTGCACGGCATGGATGTGCAAAAAAGCATTATGGAGCTGTTAAATTGTAAGTATTTGGGAGACGTTGATAGCGAAATCTCTAAGACTTCATCGTTAAGAAATATCTTTGAAAGGGTATCTTAATCATATCTTTCAATATCAACGAGTGAAGAGTCCAGTTAACGGATTTATATTTCATTATACAGTTTACTTACAAAAAAATCAATTTATGTGCAAGGCTCATGAAAATATATAGTTTATAAACAATAAAAAAGTACAAGGCCCCAAAAATCGAAAAGCTTATACACCACGAAACTTAAACAGATTTTAGAGCTACGTTGTATGATTGCGTAGAGGTGAAGATACATGATGAAGATGAGGGGGAAATAATATGACAGCACCGATTGGAACTCAGGAAAGAATTACCTATCTAGATCAACTCAGGCTTGAGGAGGGTATTGACAAGTTGAAGAAGGTCTTCAAGGAATCAGCCGCTCATAACAAAGAAGCTGCGGTTAATTCACTTAATCATGAAGATTTGCAGTTTACTTCCCTATTTCTACTCCGGGATGAGATAAAGAAGTTAGCTATTCTTGAGCAATTGGGTGAACGGAATCGAATCTCTATGGAGATTGTGGAGGATATCCTTTCTAGTGAGAAGGAATCTCCTACCGCTTCTTGTCGTTTATCGATATGTGACCACATACAAATGGTTCAGTCCGTTTTGAGATGGATGCTGGAAACGGGAAGCAAGGATGACGGTTTGAGTGCCGAATTTACCCAGGTGCTGGACACCACGGCGTCACTTTTAACAACAGTATTCCGAGATGAAACGGTTTTACCTCTCATAGCCGATTTGATCTTTACTCGCTCCGAAAAAGAGTTGTTCAATCACTATCTAATTAGGGCTTTCTTTGAAGCACGCGAGCCATATACTTTGGATCTGATTGCAAATCGTCTGCGGTCTCCGCGAGTGAAAGAAGCTAACTTAGCGCGTCGTCTCCTTGGCTTTGTGCCTGGCATAGATGTCCATAAAGATACTGAAGGCGAGGTGCATTATCGGATTTTTCAGGCGTGGCTTGAAGAAAACAGTCCGTTTCTGCATTACCGTGGTGAAAGTTTCCAGGAGACCAGCAAACCGGTGCCCTATGATGTAGCCTTGAAGGGCAAATACCTGGGAAGGTCTGTGTCGGTTGATTCTGGAGAGATACTTACGCCTCTGACAAAGGAAGAATATCAAATTCTGGAAGAATTCGAAAATGAGGATGAGGCGGTAAAAGATAGTTTTGCAACACAATCAGAAGTGATGCGTTATCAAAGTTTCGATGATTGGAATACGTGGGTTCGCAGACCATTGAAGGAACGACAAAACGCACAAAAGTTGGGAGGTTCACGATGATCAAAATCGCTGGAACCACTGTTTCTCCCAGTAACATTGATGGACAGTGGCCGTCAGGCAGCATTGGAATAAAGATCATTGATAGTATGGCTTCAAGTTGGGCGGTATATGATTACGAATCGCTGGGCCAACTGCAGTTTGAACTGAAGTTGAGGATGAATATCATTGCTGCTTCCAGAGACCTTGATCAAAGTGGAGTGACCTTTGCCTCATTCTATTACTCAAAGTGCAACTCAGACTACTGGTATTTCACGCGCGATGGCGGATTCCTGTTAAAACAGGGCGTGAACCCCTCCACCGCTATTATGGATATCTTTACAAATGGTTCGAAATACTCATTTGAATGTGCCACAGCGATGGTTATTGTTTATTACAAAGCAGTTCTCGAATCACTTCCTGTGGAGACCTTTGACAGACTGTTTGCAGGACTTTATCTGCTTGGTTGGTGGTACAAAGACGAAGACCTTGGGTTTAGTAGTTATAAAAGAAGAGATTACTTCCCTGGGGACTATAGATATTTCAAGAACCCAGATGTAAATCCGAGGACGCCAGAATGGCAAGGAGAGAACGTCATTGACATGGGGGACGGCACTTATTATGGCCATCCCATTGGTATAAAGACTGCTGATCAGATGGTTGGTTTTTTAAATGAACATCGGAAACCATGGGCAAGATGGTCTGCCTTTCTGATGGATATGGCAGGTCATCCGGATTTCAAATACCTGAGCAGGTACGAGTGAGAGGTACTTCCATACGTGATCGGTTAAGGAATCTAATAGTCTCATTGCTTATGGTTTTTAGAAAAACCGAGTGGATCTATGACCGATTAAGAGCTATTTGCAAAGAATTAAATATATTTACATAAATATCCTCTCCGTTCGAAGGGG
This region includes:
- a CDS encoding protein-glutamine gamma-glutamyltransferase, producing MIKIAGTTVSPSNIDGQWPSGSIGIKIIDSMASSWAVYDYESLGQLQFELKLRMNIIAASRDLDQSGVTFASFYYSKCNSDYWYFTRDGGFLLKQGVNPSTAIMDIFTNGSKYSFECATAMVIVYYKAVLESLPVETFDRLFAGLYLLGWWYKDEDLGFSSYKRRDYFPGDYRYFKNPDVNPRTPEWQGENVIDMGDGTYYGHPIGIKTADQMVGFLNEHRKPWARWSAFLMDMAGHPDFKYLSRYE
- a CDS encoding sugar phosphate isomerase/epimerase produces the protein MSLELAITTDYFKDTGNPEPFLKKISKAGFTHIHWCHEYKTDFIYSESDINKIIMWLKKYNLKVLDLHASEGVNNNWISEDESLRIAGVELVKNRIYMANKLSCDVIILHFERAPNNESEKYIYWNILRKSLNEIKPYAWKHNIKIALENYRNDDYTEITRLFSEYDSSFLGLCYDSGHGNIGDGLKMLEKLKDRLISIHLHDNDGKTDQHKLPFSGTVEWDKLAEILDRSSYTKCISMEVSMKNSNISNEAVFLSNAYVTGVKLSEKIGRVKRLCSLPLLVNCCDGITNPSRAAGFS